The following are encoded together in the Callithrix jacchus isolate 240 chromosome 19, calJac240_pri, whole genome shotgun sequence genome:
- the BECN2 gene encoding beclin-2 gives MSSIRFLCQRCNQALKLSCSSESGVFPAASALTSGQAEPRDTQEPCTTREVTDAEEPQDGASSPPLPGDGCVSSYSASIFTLLGKLGPMRMLSSIQKAAGDIFDIISGQEDVDHPLCEECTDSLLEQLDFQLALTEAERQNYQRCLESGELETSEKEVEALRAELRDLELQEARLAQELEDADSNRARAAADLEAAQAETAELGQQERQCSRDCSALEYQQLELLDQLGHLENQLQYARVQLDRLEEINCFNATFEIWVEGPLGIINNFRLGCLPTVPVSWNEINAAWGQAALLLLALAKTVGLEFQRYRLMPCGNHSYLKSLTDDRMELPLFCHGGQDVFFDNKFDRAMVAFLDLMQQFKEEAEKGESGLCLPYGIQVENGLMEDTGGLRKCYSIRTHLNTQELWTKALKFMLINFKWSLTWVASRYHQK, from the coding sequence ATGTCTTCCATCCGCTTCCTGTGCCAGCGCTGCAACCAGGCCCTGAAGCTGAGCTGCTCCTCTGAGTCCGGGGTCTTCCCTGCAGCTTCGGCCCTCACCTCCGGGCAGGCTGAGCCCAGAGACACCCAGGAGCCCTGCACCACCAGGGAGGTGACAGACGCTGAAGAGCCGCAGGACGGTGCCTCCAGCCCACCCCTTCCAGGGGATGGCTGTGTGTCCAGCTACAGTGCCAGCATCTTCACCCTGCTGGGGAAGCTTGGCCCCATGCGGATGCTCAGCAGCATCCAGAAGGCAGCTGGTGACATTTTTGACATCATCTCTGGCCAAGAAGATGTGGACCATCCCCTGTGTGAAGAGTGCACCGACAGTCTTCTAGAGCAGTTGGACTTCCAGCTCGCTCTTACGGAAGCTGAGAGACAGAACTACCAACGCTGCCTGGAGAGCGGGGAGCTGGAGACCAGCgagaaggaggtggaggctcTGCGGGCGGAGCTGCGGGACCTGGAGCTGCAGGAGGCCAGGctggcccaggagctggaggacgCGGATAGCAACCGTGCGAGAGCAGCCGCGGACCTCGAGGCAGCCCAGGCAGAGACTGCGGAGCTGGGCCAGCAGGAGAGGCAGTGCTCCAGGGACTGCAGTGCCTTGGAGTATCAGCAGCTGGAACTGCTTGACCAGCTGGGGCACCTGGAGAACCAGCTGCAGTATGCCAGGGTCCAGCTCGACCGGCTGGAGGAAATCAACTGCTTCAATGCCACATTTGAGATCTGGGTGGAGGGCCCCTTGGGCATCATCAATAACTTCAGGTTGGGCTGCCTCCCCACTGTCCCTGTGAGCTGGAATGAGATTAATGCTGCCTGGGGACAGGCGGCTTTGCTGCTCCTTGCCCTGGCCAAAACAGTTGGTCTGGAGTTTCAGAGGTATCGACTCATGCCCTGTGGAAACCATTCCTATCTCAAGTCTTTGACAGATGACCGCATGGAGCTGCCTTTGTTCTGTCATGGGGGGCAGGATGTTTTCTTCGATAATAAGTTTGACCGCGCCATGGTGGCCTTCCTGGACCTCATGCAGCAGTTCAAggaagaggctgagaagggtgagTCCGGCCTCTGTCTGCCCTATGGGATCCAGGTGGAGAATGGCCTGATGGAAGACACTGGTGGCCTCAGGAAATGCTATTCCATCAGAACCCATCTGAACACGCAGGAGCTGTGGACAAAGGCCCTCAAGTTCATGCTCATAAACTTCAAGTGGAGTCTCACCTGGGTTGCCTCAAGGTATCATCAAAAgtag